Proteins from a single region of Macaca fascicularis isolate 582-1 chromosome 17, T2T-MFA8v1.1:
- the KCTD12 gene encoding BTB/POZ domain-containing protein KCTD12, which produces MALADSTRGLPNGGGGGGGSGSSSSSAEPPLFPDIVELNVGGQVYVTRRCTVVSVPDSLLWRMFTQQQPQELARDSKGRFFLDRDGFLFRYILDYLRDLQLVLPDYFPERSRLQREAEYFELPELVRRLGAPQQPGPGPPPSRRGVHKEGSLGDELLPLGYAEPEQQEGASAGAPSPTLELASRSPSGGAAGPLLTPSQSLDGSRRSGYITIGYRGSYTIGRDAQADAKFRRVARITVCGKTSLAKEVFGDTLNESRDPDRPPERYTSRYYLKFNFLEQAFDKLSESGFHMVACSSTGTCAFASSTDQSEDKIWTSYTEYVFCRE; this is translated from the coding sequence ATGGCTCTGGCGGACAGCACACGTGGATTACCCaacgggggcggcggcggcggcggcagcggctcCTCGTCGTCCTCCGCGGAGCCGCCGCTCTTTCCCGACATCGTGGAGCTGAACGTGGGAGGCCAGGTGTACGTGACCCGGCGCTGCACGGTGGTGTCGGTGCCCGACTCGCTGCTCTGGCGCATGTTCACGCAGCAGCAGCCGCAGGAGCTGGCCCGGGACAGCAAAGGCCGCTTCTTTCTGGACCGGGACGGCTTCCTCTTCCGCTACATCCTGGATTACCTGCGGGACTTGCAGCTTGTGCTTCCCGACTACTTCCCCGAGCGCAGCCGGCTGCAGCGCGAGGCCGAGTACTTCGAGCTGCCAGAGCTCGTGCGCCGCCTCGGGGCGCCCCAGCAGCCCGGCCCGGGGCCGCCGCCCTCGCGGCGCGGGGTGCACAAGGAGGGCTCGCTGGGAGACGAGCTGCTGCCGCTCGGCTACGCGGAGCCTGAACAGCAGGAGGGCGCCTCTGCCGGGGCGCCCTCGCCCACGCTGGAGCTTGCTAGCCGCAGTCCATCTGGGGGCGCGGCGGGCCCGCTGCTCACGCCGTCCCAGTCGCTGGACGGCAGCCGGCGCTCGGGCTACATCACCATCGGCTACCGCGGCTCCTACACCATCGGGCGGGACGCGCAGGCGGACGCCAAGTTCCGGCGAGTGGCGCGCATCACCGTGTGCGGCAAGACGTCGCTGGCCAAGGAGGTTTTTGGGGACACCCTGAACGAAAGCCGGGACCCGGACCGTCCCCCGGAGCGCTACACCTCGCGCTATTACCTCAAGTTCAACTTCCTGGAGCAGGCCTTCGACAAGCTGTCCGAGTCGGGCTTCCACATGGTGGCGTGCAGCTCCACGGGCACCTGCGCCTTTGCCAGCAGCACCGACCAGAGCGAGGACAAGATCTGGACCAGCTACACCGAGTACGTCTTCTGCAGGGAGTGA